One Rosa chinensis cultivar Old Blush chromosome 3, RchiOBHm-V2, whole genome shotgun sequence DNA window includes the following coding sequences:
- the LOC112193438 gene encoding non-specific lipid-transfer protein 1: MASAVVKLTLVALMCIVVAVPVAQAITCGQVTQSLAACINYVKTGGSVPPACCNGIRSLNSQAKTTADRKQTCTCLKNAAGSIPGVNPNLASGLPGKCGVSVPYKISTSTNCNNVK, from the exons ATGGCATCTGCAGTGGTGAAGCTTACTTTGGTGGCTCTCATGTGCATTGTGGTGGCTGTCCCCGTCGCCCAGGCCATCACTTGCGGCCAAGTGACCCAAAGCTTGGCAGCGTGCATCAACTACGTCAAGACCGGTGGCTCTGTCCCTCCCGCTTGCTGCAACGGAATCCGCAGCCTTAACAGCCAGGCCAAGACCACAGCCGACCGCAAGCAAACTTGTACTTGCCTAAAGAACGCAGCTGGATCCATTCCCGGAGTTAACCCTAACCTCGCCTCTGGTCTTCCCGGCAAATGTGGTGTCAGCGTTCCCTACAAGATCAGCACGTCCACCAACTGCAACAA TGTGAAGTGA